A genomic window from Lycium barbarum isolate Lr01 chromosome 4, ASM1917538v2, whole genome shotgun sequence includes:
- the LOC132636526 gene encoding pentatricopeptide repeat-containing protein At1g53600, mitochondrial encodes MLAKPNPFSKFALSNLKYSTSSNTLYSTSTKTNKFLIYCNTQIAENGRNGNIKEAESIFYNMPTKNIITWTAMLTAYSQNKQIKKARKLFDEMPERSVASWNAMLTGYMRNRVEIDEIFRFFEAFPERNAVSFAAMITGFVNAERVDMAENLYVRTPMVFREPVCSNVLINGYLKVGNLDYAIRVFDGMVKKDIVSCSALIDGYSKNGRVIEARGLFDTMKERNEVTWGAMIDGYMKNCCFEDGFDLFLRMRRQSDVRLQPTMLTIVLEACGRFSRHRQGYQVHGLVSRLGFEFDVFLGNSLITMYSRFGCVDAAKSVFDSMLRKDVISWNSLISAFVQAGNLEEGYELFKRAPEKDVVSWTAMITGFSEKGLTEKCVDLFKMIPEKDDVAWTALISSFVNKGEYEEAFRWFIKMLRSSVRPNPLTLSSMLSASAGMAMLNQGLQIHARVLKMDMEFNLSIQSSLISMYSKCGSLDDAYRIFKFINFPNIVSFNAMITGFAQNGYAKEALKLFHQLQNEGEQPNSITFLGVLSACMHAGLVEEGWNYFKSMRSLYNIEPEPDHYTSMVDILGRAGLLDEAVNLINSMPCKTHSGVWGALLSASKTHLRLDLAKLAAQRISDLEPSSAAPYVVLSDLYCIVGKKNDEEQIRLAKKLKRIKKIPGCSWVLLKNNIGLFLSGDQSHLNFEEISCTLWTIMDEMKQLSCIDHDLLPL; translated from the coding sequence ATGCTAGCAAAGCCAAACCCTTTCTCAAAATTTGCACTTTCTAACCTTAAATACTCAACTTCTTCAAATACCCTTTATAGCACTAGCACTAAAACAAACAAATTCTTGATTTACTGTAACACCCAAATTGCAGAAAATGGCCGAAACGGAAACATTAAAGAAGCCGAATCCATTTTCTACAATATGCCCACAAAAAATATCATTACTTGGACTGCAATGCTCACCGCGTACTCTCAAAACAAGCAAATCAAGAAAGCCCGTaaactgttcgatgaaatgcctgAAAGAAGCGTTGCATCGTGGAACGCGATGCTTACTGGTTATATGAGGAATAGAGTTGAGATTGATGAGATTTTTAGGTTTTTTGAGGCGTTTCCGGAGAGAAATGCGGTGTCTTTTGCTGCGATGATTACGGGTTTTGTTAATGCAGAGAGGGTTGATATGGCGGAAAATTTGTACGTTCGGACGCCTATGGTTTTTCGGGAACCTGTCTGTTCGAATGTACTGATAAATGGATATTTGAAAGTTGGGAATTTAGATTATGCAATTCGTGTTTTTGATGGTATGGTGAAGAAAGATATTGTTTCTTGTAGTGCGTTGATCGATGGTTACTCCAAGAATGGGAGAGTTATTGAGGCTCGGGGTTTGTTTGATACGATGAAGGAGAGAAATGAGGTGACTTGGGGTGCTATGATTGATGGATATATGAAAAATTGTTGTTTCGAGGATGGGTTTGATTTGTTTCTAAGAATGAGAAGACAAAGTGATGTGAGACTCCAGCCTACTATGCTGACAATTGTTTTAGAAGCTTGTGGAAGATTTAGTAGGCATCGACAAGGTTATCAAGTTCATGGATTGGTTTCTCGTTTGGGATTTGAATTTGATGTTTTCTTGGGTAATTCATTGATTACTATGTATTCTAGATTTGGTTGTGTAGATGCAGCTAAAAGTGTGTTCGATTCGATGTTAAGGAAAGATGTTATTTCGTGGAATTCTCTTATTAGTGCTTTTGTTCAAGCTGGAAATCTTGAAGAGGGATATGAGCTTTTTAAGAGGGCTCCGGAAAAGGATGTTGTTTCGTGGACAGCGATGATTACCGGGTTTTCTGAAAAAGGGTTGACTGAAAAATGTGTTGATTTGTTTAAAATGATTCCGGAGAAAGATGATGTTGCATGGACAGCTCTTATATCTAGTTTTGTAAATAAAGGGGAATACGAGGAGGCTTTTCGCTGGTTTATTAAAATGCTTCGAAGTTCAGTTAGACCAAATCCATTAACTTTAAGTAGTATGCTTAGTGCTTCAGCTGGTATGGCAATGCTAAATCAAGGTCTACAAATTCATGCTCGTGTTTTGAAAATGGATATGGAGTTCAATTTGTCTATACAAAGTTCTCTTATCTCAATGTATTCCAAGTGTGGAAGTTTAGATGATGCTTATAGGATCTTTAAATTCATAAATTTCCCAAATATTGTTTCTTTCAATGCAATGATTACTGGATTTGCCCAAAATGGCTATGCCAAAGAAGCACTTAAGTTGTTTCACCAGTTGCAGAATGAAGGTGAGCAACCTAATAGTATCACTTTCTTAGGGGTTCTATCGGCATGTATGCATGCCGGGCTCGTAGAAGAAGGATGGAACTACTTCAAATCTATGAGATCATTATACAACATTGAACCAGAGCCTGATCATTATACTAGCATGGTTGATATTCTAGGACGAGCTGGTTTACTTGATGAAGCAGTTAATTTGATTAATTCGATGCCATGCAAGACACATTCTGGGGTTTGGGGTGCTCTTCTGAGTGCCAGCAAGACTCACTTGCGTCTTGATCTTGCAAAGCTTGCAGCTCAGAGGATTTCGGACTTAGAACCGAGTAGTGCCGCTCCCTACGTGGTCTTGTCTGACCTGTATTGTATTGTTGGAAAGAAGAATGATGAGGAACAAATTAGGTTGGCAAAGAAAttgaaaagaataaagaaaattcCAGGTTGCAGTTGGGTTTTGTTGAAAAACAACATTGGTTTATTTCTCTCTGGAGACCAGTCCCATTTGAACTTTGAAGAGATCAGCTGCACGTTGTGGACAATTATGGATGAAATGAAACAATTAAGTTGCATAGACCATGACTTGTTACCACtttaa